In a single window of the Cydia strobilella chromosome 13, ilCydStro3.1, whole genome shotgun sequence genome:
- the LOC134746411 gene encoding uncharacterized protein LOC134746411, protein MEEGGDGNTMSRDSTPEPEPPLLRAIPLESTTKFRTGADAELIEYVRSRPVLYDPSHSRYMDNLLKNALWNKIGRQLRTSPSACKARWNNIRDNYRKALRKRSINGKLQYKFAHLLGFMDPIYKGQFELSTCQAANNSASQLNAKTENSEDSYDVEDQDESLQQSTNHDDQFEADGLSNQSESVVDYEMFEKTNVSGSYPQHPTPQAVDAFLASIGMSLKGLSPYHLTMAKAEIFAVVHKYELKGIVQNGWAPYNANPLP, encoded by the exons atggaGGAGGGCGGCGACGGCAACACGATGAGTCGCGACAGCACGCCGGAGCCGGAACCTCCACTGCTGCGCGCAATACCTTTGGAGTCCACGACTAAG TTCCGCACCGGCGCCGACGCAGAGCTGATTGAGTATGTGCGCAGCCGCCCCGTGTTGTATGACCCTTCGCACTCGCGCTATATGGACAACCTGCTCAAAAACGCCCTCTGGAACAAGATCGGCAGACAGCTGCGGACTAGCC CGAGCGCATGTAAAGCGCGCTGGAACAACATCCGCGACAACTACCGCAAGGCGCTGCGCAAGCGCAGCATCAACGGCAAGCTGCAGTACAAGTTCGCGCACCTGCTGGGCTTCATGGACCCTATCTACAAGGGTCAATTTGAGCTCAGCACTTGCCAAG CAGCCAACAATAGTGCAAGCCAATTAAACGCAAAAACAGAAAACTCAGAAGACAGCTACGACGTGGAAGACCAAGACGAATCACTACAGCAATCAACCAATCACGACGATCAATTCGAGGCCGACGGTCTCTCCAACCAATCAGAGTCCGTCGTAGACTACGAGATGTTCGAAAAGACCAACGTCTCAGGTTCCTACCCCCAGCACCCCACGCCGCAGGCCGTGGACGCGTTCTTAGCTTCGATTGGTATGTCGCTGAAAGGCCTGAGTCCGTACCACTTAACTATGGCTAAGGCCGAGATTTTTGCTGTTGTGCATAAGTATGAGTTGAAAGGGATTGTGCAGAATGGGTGGGCGCCTTATAATGCTAATCCTTTGCCTTGA
- the LOC134746877 gene encoding transcription factor Adf-1-like, whose amino-acid sequence MADSENENTQSRDSTPEPEPEPIPHESKYKHRYGPQFRIGLADAALIEYVRDHPVIFDPSHLRYMDTNFKQGLWVKIGRQLKVNPSSCKARWNNIRDQYRKTLRKRKSKIQYKFAHLMGFMDPIYKGQFDPSPSQAVNISSKTEHSDDSNDIQKSQNPEESQIKSPNHDDQSEADALSNQSESVVDYEMFEKSSVPPRPAPQAVDEFFAAIGPTLKALSPYHLSLAKAEIFAVVHKYELKGIVQGGWASPNVNPLP is encoded by the exons ATGGCGGACAGCGAGAACGAGAATACGCAAAGTCGCGACAGCACGCCGGAACCGGAACCGGAACCTATACCACACGAGTCCAAGTATAAg CATAGATATGGTCCTCAGTTTCGCATCGGCTTAGCAGACGCAGCGCTGATCGAGTACGTGCGCGATCACCCTGTGATATTCGACCCCTCGCACTTGCGCTACATGGACACCAATTTCAAACAGGGGCTTTGGGTCAAAATCGGAAGACAGCTGAAAGTCAACC CTAGCTCATGTAAGGCGCGCTGGAACAACATCCGAGATCAGTACCGCAAGACGCTGCGCAAGCGCAAAAGCAAGATACAGTACAAGTTCGCGCATCTGATGGGCTTCATGGACCCCATCTACAAGGGTCAATTTGACCCCAGTCCTTCCCAGG cAGTCAACATAAGCTCAAAAACAGAACACTCAGACGACAGCAACGACATTCAAAAGTCTCAAAACCCAGAAGAATCACAAATAAAATCACCCAATCACGACGATCAATCCGAGGCCGACGCTCTCTCCAACCAATCAGAGTCCGTCGTAGACTACGAGATGTTCGAAAAGTCCAGCGTccccccgcgccccgcgccgcaGGCCGTGGACGAGTTCTTCGCCGCGATTGGGCCGACGCTGAAGGCCCTGAGTCCATACCATTTAAGTCTGGCTAAGGCGGAGATTTTTGCGGTCGTGCATAAATATGAGTTGAAAGGGATTGTACAGGGTGGGTGGGCGTCCCCGAATGTTAATCCTTTGCCTTGA